Proteins co-encoded in one Sphingopyxis sp. BE259 genomic window:
- the kdpB gene encoding potassium-transporting ATPase subunit KdpB, whose translation MNAPTSMFSAALVVPAMRDAVRKLDPRQLVRNPVMFVTAAVAMLLTVLLVIGEPGLPLGFEIQLVVWLWLTVLFGTFAEALAEGRGRAQAASLRATKAELRAKLMLGVGDTYEIVAASQLEKGEIVLVETGDLIPADGEVIEGVASVNEAAITGESAPVIREAGGDRSAVTAGTRVISDRIKVQVTAEPGQGFLDRMIALVEGAERRKTPNEIALTILLVGLTIIFLIAVSTIPGFASYAGGSVPVVLLAALLITLIPTTIAALLSAIGIAGMDRLVRFNVLAKSGRAVEAAGDVDVLLLDKTGTITIGDRQASEFRPLTGIEIDRLAEAALLSSLADETPEGRSVVALARERYAIRVETLPAGSEIIPFTAQTRLSGVVVAGVTIQKGAVDSVLKAHPQGENAAAVELRKITEEIARSGGTPLAVVKDGQLLGAIHLKDVVKAGVRERFGELRKMGIRTVMITGDNPLTAAAIAAEAGVDDFLAQATPEDKLALIRREQAEGRLVAMCGDGTNDAPALAQADVGVAMNTGTQAAREAGNMVDLDSDPTKLIEVVGLGKQLLMTRGALTTFSVANDVAKYFAIIPAIFVVLYPQLGVLNVMGLATPESAVLSAIIFNALIIPCLVPLALKGVRYRPMPAGQLLGRNLSVFGLGGLIAPFVGIKLIDLAVSGLHLA comes from the coding sequence ATGAACGCTCCCACTTCGATGTTCAGCGCCGCCCTTGTCGTGCCCGCGATGCGCGACGCCGTGCGCAAGCTCGACCCACGCCAGCTGGTCCGCAACCCGGTGATGTTCGTCACGGCCGCCGTCGCGATGTTGCTCACTGTGCTGCTCGTGATCGGCGAACCCGGTCTGCCGCTCGGTTTCGAAATTCAGCTCGTTGTCTGGCTGTGGCTCACGGTGCTTTTCGGCACGTTCGCAGAGGCGCTTGCCGAAGGCCGCGGCCGCGCCCAGGCGGCGTCGCTGCGCGCCACCAAAGCCGAACTGCGCGCCAAGCTGATGCTCGGCGTCGGCGATACTTACGAGATCGTCGCCGCCAGCCAACTCGAAAAGGGCGAGATCGTCCTCGTCGAGACGGGCGACCTGATCCCCGCCGACGGCGAAGTGATCGAGGGCGTCGCATCGGTCAACGAAGCCGCGATCACCGGCGAAAGCGCGCCGGTGATCCGCGAGGCGGGCGGCGACCGCAGCGCGGTCACCGCGGGCACAAGGGTGATTTCGGATCGCATCAAGGTGCAGGTCACCGCCGAACCCGGTCAGGGCTTCCTCGACCGCATGATCGCGTTGGTCGAAGGCGCCGAACGCCGCAAGACGCCGAACGAGATCGCGCTGACCATCCTGCTCGTCGGGCTGACGATCATCTTCCTGATCGCCGTCTCGACGATCCCGGGCTTTGCTTCTTATGCCGGTGGATCGGTGCCGGTGGTGCTGCTCGCCGCGCTGCTAATTACCCTGATCCCGACCACCATCGCGGCCTTGCTGTCAGCGATCGGCATCGCGGGCATGGACCGCCTGGTGCGCTTCAATGTGCTCGCCAAATCAGGCCGAGCGGTCGAGGCGGCGGGCGACGTCGATGTGCTGTTGCTCGACAAGACCGGCACGATCACCATCGGTGACCGTCAGGCGAGCGAGTTCCGCCCGCTCACCGGGATCGAGATCGACCGGCTGGCCGAAGCGGCACTGCTTTCGAGCCTGGCCGACGAAACCCCTGAGGGGCGCTCGGTCGTCGCCTTGGCGCGCGAACGCTATGCGATCCGCGTCGAAACGCTGCCCGCGGGGTCGGAGATCATTCCCTTCACCGCGCAGACCCGTCTGTCGGGGGTCGTCGTCGCCGGGGTGACAATCCAGAAAGGCGCGGTGGACTCCGTGCTCAAAGCGCATCCGCAGGGCGAAAATGCCGCCGCGGTCGAACTGCGCAAGATCACAGAAGAAATCGCCCGCTCGGGTGGTACGCCGCTTGCGGTCGTCAAGGACGGCCAGTTGCTGGGCGCCATCCACCTGAAAGACGTGGTCAAGGCGGGGGTGCGCGAACGCTTTGGCGAGCTGCGCAAGATGGGCATCCGCACCGTGATGATCACCGGCGACAACCCGCTGACCGCCGCGGCGATCGCCGCCGAGGCCGGGGTCGACGATTTCCTGGCGCAGGCGACGCCCGAGGACAAGCTGGCGCTGATCCGCCGCGAACAGGCCGAGGGCCGTCTGGTCGCCATGTGCGGCGACGGCACCAACGACGCCCCTGCCCTGGCGCAGGCCGACGTCGGCGTCGCGATGAACACCGGGACGCAGGCGGCGCGCGAGGCGGGCAATATGGTCGATCTCGACAGCGATCCGACCAAGTTGATCGAGGTCGTCGGGCTGGGCAAACAATTGCTCATGACGCGCGGCGCGCTCACGACCTTCTCGGTCGCCAATGACGTCGCCAAATATTTTGCGATCATCCCGGCGATCTTCGTCGTCCTCTACCCGCAGCTCGGGGTGCTCAACGTGATGGGGCTGGCGACGCCCGAAAGTGCGGTGCTGTCGGCGATCATCTTCAACGCGCTGATCATCCCCTGCCTCGTCCCGCTCGCGCTGAAAGGCGTGCGCTATCGCCCGATGCCCGCAGGCCAGCTGCTCGGGCGCAACCTGTCGGTGTTCGGTCTCGGCGGCCTGATCGCGCCGTTCGTCGGCATCAAACTGATCGACCTCGCCGTGTCCGGCCTCCACCTCGCTTAA
- the kdpC gene encoding potassium-transporting ATPase subunit KdpC has translation MFNDLKSAVRPALVLTLLFAALLGIAYPLALAGIGQTLFPAQANGSLIRDGDTVVGSELIGQKFAGPTYFHGRPSAAGADGYDAAASAGSNLGPAAQALTDRVKADVATLSETTPGPNVPPDLVTTSASGLDPHISPEAAFSQVRRVADARGLPTAQVRALVATAVEDPALVFLGEPRVNVLLLNRALDRARPRS, from the coding sequence ATGTTCAACGACCTCAAATCCGCCGTCCGCCCCGCACTGGTACTGACCCTGCTGTTCGCCGCGCTGCTCGGCATCGCCTATCCGCTGGCGCTGGCCGGGATCGGCCAGACCTTGTTCCCGGCGCAGGCAAACGGCAGCCTGATCCGCGACGGCGACACCGTCGTCGGGTCCGAACTGATCGGCCAGAAATTCGCCGGGCCGACCTATTTTCATGGCCGCCCCTCCGCCGCGGGCGCCGACGGCTATGATGCCGCCGCGTCGGCCGGATCGAACCTCGGCCCGGCGGCGCAGGCGCTGACCGACCGGGTCAAGGCCGACGTTGCCACCCTTTCCGAAACGACACCGGGCCCCAATGTCCCGCCTGACCTGGTGACGACCTCTGCCTCGGGGCTTGACCCCCATATCAGCCCCGAGGCGGCCTTTTCGCAGGTGCGCCGCGTTGCTGACGCCCGCGGCCTGCCCACCGCGCAGGTCCGCGCGCTGGTCGCAACTGCGGTCGAAGACCCGGCGCTGGTTTTCCTCGGCGAGCCGCGGGTCAATGTCCTGCTGCTCAATCGCGCCCTCGACCGCGCCCGCCCGCGAAGCTAA
- a CDS encoding serine hydrolase, which yields MKAVRLLALSLMLSVAAPAWAEPPKDIVETVETLRQKIGAPGVSIAIVENGQTTLSRGWGVRKLGERAPVDKQTLFQTGSTGKAMTAAALAILVDEGKIGWDDPVIKHMPWFRMHDAWVTREITIRDLLVHRSGLGLGQGDLMFVPRTHLTRRQTVERVAYLKPKTSFRSAYAYDNILYAVAGQLIEEVTGKTWEVFMRDRLLRPGGMKDGTTDSEDRFRIPNRSWPHARLSGALRGLGPQQALNERDELGRNGAPAGGLALSADDMAAWLKIQLAYGALPNGKRLFSEAQAREMWAPVTPMPITLLPDSLKPAQPNQQAYALGWQVQDYRGHRIVQHSGGVFGSITRVVMIPDKNVGFAIMMNSEDSGMLLGLYYDLLDHYLDQPDYGWITKWEDWYQSRLAGGVAYLKQTQASPAKSGPSLSLTGYAGRYRDPWYGDVVIGSGASGLTIDFTSTPRMAGRLKHWQYDSFITDFDDPAIEPAYVTFALDAEGKIAGVTMKAVSKIADFSWDYHDLDLKPVEDKQ from the coding sequence ATGAAAGCCGTCCGCCTGCTTGCTCTGTCATTGATGCTGTCGGTTGCGGCGCCCGCCTGGGCCGAACCGCCGAAGGACATCGTGGAAACGGTCGAAACCTTGCGCCAGAAGATCGGCGCGCCCGGCGTATCGATCGCGATCGTCGAGAATGGCCAGACGACGCTGTCGCGCGGCTGGGGCGTCCGCAAGCTAGGCGAACGCGCGCCGGTCGATAAACAAACGCTGTTCCAGACCGGATCGACCGGCAAGGCGATGACCGCGGCGGCGCTCGCGATCCTTGTCGATGAGGGCAAGATCGGTTGGGATGACCCGGTCATCAAGCATATGCCGTGGTTCCGCATGCACGATGCGTGGGTCACGCGCGAGATCACCATCCGCGACCTGCTGGTCCACCGCAGCGGGCTGGGGCTGGGGCAGGGCGATCTGATGTTCGTGCCGCGCACCCATTTGACGCGCAGGCAAACCGTCGAGCGTGTCGCTTACCTCAAGCCGAAGACCAGTTTCCGCTCGGCTTATGCCTATGACAATATCCTCTACGCGGTGGCTGGCCAGTTGATCGAGGAGGTCACAGGCAAGACGTGGGAAGTGTTCATGCGCGACCGCCTCCTGCGCCCCGGCGGGATGAAGGACGGGACGACCGACAGCGAGGACCGTTTCCGGATTCCTAACCGGTCATGGCCGCACGCGCGGCTGTCCGGCGCGCTACGTGGTCTCGGCCCGCAACAGGCGCTGAACGAACGCGACGAGTTGGGCCGCAACGGTGCGCCCGCGGGCGGACTGGCGCTCAGCGCCGACGACATGGCGGCTTGGCTCAAGATCCAGCTGGCCTATGGCGCGCTGCCGAATGGCAAGCGGCTGTTCAGCGAAGCACAGGCCAGGGAGATGTGGGCGCCGGTCACGCCGATGCCGATCACCCTGCTGCCCGACAGCCTGAAACCCGCGCAGCCGAACCAGCAGGCCTATGCCTTGGGCTGGCAGGTGCAGGATTATCGCGGCCACCGCATCGTCCAGCATAGCGGCGGCGTGTTCGGATCGATCACCCGCGTCGTGATGATCCCCGACAAGAATGTCGGCTTTGCGATCATGATGAACAGCGAAGACAGCGGCATGCTCCTCGGCCTCTATTACGACCTGCTCGACCACTATCTCGATCAACCCGACTATGGGTGGATCACCAAATGGGAGGATTGGTATCAATCGCGGCTTGCGGGCGGGGTCGCGTATCTGAAACAGACGCAGGCATCGCCAGCGAAGAGCGGTCCCTCGCTTTCGCTGACGGGCTATGCCGGGCGCTACCGCGATCCCTGGTATGGCGATGTGGTGATCGGGTCGGGGGCGAGCGGACTGACGATCGACTTTACTTCGACGCCGCGGATGGCGGGACGGCTCAAACATTGGCAATATGACAGCTTCATCACCGATTTCGACGACCCGGCGATCGAACCGGCCTATGTGACCTTCGCGCTTGATGCCGAGGGCAAGATCGCCGGGGTGACGATGAAGGCGGTGAGCAAGATTGCCGATTTCAGCTGGGACTATCACGACCTCGACCTGAAGCCGGTGGAGGACAAGCAGTGA
- a CDS encoding dipeptidase has protein sequence MKHLTILLAVTALSACSTGEQAVKAPEAPLHSRMLVLDTHLDTPLHFERQGWSFADRHGLTDDMVQLDIPRMKDGNLDGGFFVIYTEQGALDAKGYADALAFARARSDLIDATIAKHGDAIGAARAAADARTLTKAGKLIAYKSMENSYPLGEDVALLAEFHQKGVRMAGPVHSKTNQFADSATGEARWQGLSQLGKKWVAEMNRLGIVIDASHSSDAAFDQMLALSKYPIILSHSSLRSTNDHPRNLDEARLKALAAKGGAMCISTIFMSDMNMTPARGELFGQYERIGTLSPAQQAELNRKWRELDKTEPLWAADFEQYMAMVLRAIEVAGPDHICFGADWDGGGGLAGIEDISALPKVTERLKAAGYSDPDLEKMWSGNVLRILAAQRAR, from the coding sequence GTGAAGCACCTGACGATCCTGCTGGCCGTCACCGCGCTATCGGCGTGCTCGACGGGCGAGCAGGCGGTGAAGGCGCCCGAGGCGCCGCTGCACAGCCGGATGCTCGTGCTCGACACCCACCTCGACACCCCGCTGCATTTCGAGCGGCAGGGGTGGAGCTTCGCCGACCGCCATGGGCTGACCGATGACATGGTCCAGCTCGACATTCCGCGGATGAAGGACGGCAACCTCGATGGCGGCTTCTTCGTCATCTACACCGAACAGGGGGCGCTCGATGCCAAAGGTTATGCGGACGCGCTGGCGTTTGCGCGAGCGCGGTCGGACCTGATCGATGCCACCATCGCCAAGCATGGTGACGCAATCGGTGCGGCGCGCGCCGCCGCCGATGCGCGGACACTGACCAAGGCGGGCAAGCTGATCGCGTATAAGTCGATGGAAAACAGCTATCCGCTGGGCGAAGACGTCGCGCTGCTCGCCGAGTTCCATCAAAAGGGCGTCCGCATGGCGGGGCCGGTGCATTCGAAGACCAACCAGTTCGCCGACAGCGCGACTGGCGAAGCGCGCTGGCAAGGCCTCAGCCAGTTGGGGAAAAAATGGGTGGCCGAAATGAACCGGCTGGGCATTGTCATCGATGCCAGCCATTCGTCCGACGCCGCATTCGACCAGATGCTGGCGTTGTCGAAATATCCGATCATCCTTTCGCACTCGAGCCTGCGCTCGACCAACGACCATCCGCGTAATCTCGACGAAGCGCGGCTGAAAGCGCTGGCGGCGAAGGGCGGGGCGATGTGCATTTCGACGATCTTCATGTCGGATATGAACATGACCCCGGCACGCGGCGAGTTGTTCGGGCAATATGAGCGTATCGGCACGCTCTCTCCTGCGCAGCAGGCCGAGCTCAACCGCAAATGGCGCGAGCTCGACAAGACAGAACCGCTGTGGGCCGCCGATTTCGAGCAATATATGGCGATGGTGCTGCGCGCGATCGAGGTCGCCGGGCCTGACCATATCTGTTTCGGCGCCGACTGGGACGGCGGCGGCGGGCTCGCCGGGATCGAGGATATTTCGGCGCTGCCCAAGGTCACCGAGCGGCTGAAGGCGGCGGGCTATTCGGACCCCGACCTTGAAAAGATGTGGAGCGGTAACGTCCTGCGGATATTGGCGGCGCAGCGGGCGCGCTGA
- a CDS encoding response regulator: MPGPAKILIVEDDTHIRRLLRATIQRAGHDVAEAPDARAALALLDIEKPDVVLLDLGLPDRDGLELIGPIRQRSAATIIVVSARDDSAEKVAALDLGADDYLTKPFDTDELLARIRATLRHQRASAAGEAVSVIDVGDLRIDLDHRRVARGGDEVHLTPKEYAILAELAQRPDRVLSHAQLLKAVWGPAHVERVEYLRIAVRGLRQKLEADPARPRLIVNELAVGYRLSLRGARPD; encoded by the coding sequence ATGCCGGGGCCCGCGAAAATCCTGATCGTCGAGGACGACACGCATATCCGGCGGCTGCTGCGCGCGACGATCCAGCGGGCCGGTCATGATGTTGCCGAAGCGCCCGACGCCCGCGCGGCGCTGGCGCTGCTCGACATCGAAAAGCCCGACGTCGTGCTGCTCGACCTTGGCCTGCCCGACCGCGACGGGTTGGAGCTGATTGGTCCGATCCGCCAGCGGTCGGCGGCGACGATCATCGTCGTATCGGCCCGCGACGACAGCGCCGAAAAAGTCGCGGCGCTGGACCTGGGCGCCGACGATTATCTGACCAAGCCGTTCGACACCGACGAGTTGCTGGCGCGGATCCGCGCGACGCTGCGCCATCAGCGGGCCAGCGCGGCGGGTGAAGCGGTGTCGGTGATCGACGTCGGCGACCTGCGGATCGATCTCGACCATCGCCGCGTCGCGCGCGGCGGCGACGAGGTGCATCTGACCCCCAAGGAATATGCTATTCTCGCCGAGCTTGCCCAGCGCCCCGACCGCGTACTCAGCCACGCCCAATTGCTCAAGGCGGTGTGGGGTCCAGCGCATGTTGAACGCGTCGAATATCTGCGGATCGCGGTGCGCGGTCTGCGTCAGAAGCTCGAGGCCGATCCGGCGCGCCCGCGGCTGATCGTCAATGAACTCGCGGTCGGTTACCGGCTGTCGCTGCGCGGCGCCCGGCCCGACTGA